The Brevibacillus humidisoli DNA segment CTCCAACAAAACCAACCGCATCAACTGATGCGGAAACGTCATCTTCGAAAACGACAGCGCCGCATTGGCCCGCTGCAGCACCTCCTCCGACAGCCCCAGCGAACCCCCGATCACAAATGCAATCTGACTTTTCCCCTGCAACGCCAGTCTATCCAGCTCGCTAGACAACTTCTCCGACGACCACATCTGGCCCTCGATGGCGAGGGCGATCACGTATTGATCCGGTTTGATCTGGGCGAGGATGCGCTCGCCTTCTTTTTGCTTGATCTGCTCCATTTCGGTTGGACTTAGATTCTCCGGCGCCTTTTCGTCCGCTACCTCGACGATCTGCAGTTTGCAGTAGGCAGAGAGCCGCTTGCTATACTCGCTGATTCCTTCTTTCAGATACTTTTCCTTCAGCTTCCCGACAGCGATAATCGCGATCTGCACCAGCTACATCTCCTTCACACGCAGCAGGACGACCCGTCCTTCCGCTCCGCAGACCATGCACGTTTTCTCCAGATCGAGATTTTCTACCTGTTCGATCGGGTATGTATCAGGTGCCACTTCGTATTGGTCCACATAATCATCCAGTTCCCGCTCCACATGTTCGGCACAGCTCACTCTTACCGGGTACCCATCTTCTATCGTCATCTCTTTTCCTTGAATCACAACTGTTTTTTCTGTCGTCTCCATTTATGAACCCTTCCTTTCCAATCTAGTACGCAATTCGACCGTGATCAATTGTTCATTCGTTCTTTTATTCATTATTCATTATTCATTGTTCATTCGTTCATTGTTCATTGTTCATTGTTCATTCTGTTCCCTGTTTCCATTATTCTACCCTTTGCGGGCCGCTGCATGTGCGGTGAACCCTGCACTCACACGCGATACTGCCCTCATACCGGATGTTCTCCCCGACTACTGCTGCGTGCAGTTGCTATTTGTACCGCTCC contains these protein-coding regions:
- a CDS encoding CxxH/CxxC protein: METTEKTVVIQGKEMTIEDGYPVRVSCAEHVERELDDYVDQYEVAPDTYPIEQVENLDLEKTCMVCGAEGRVVLLRVKEM
- the rlmH gene encoding 23S rRNA (pseudouridine(1915)-N(3))-methyltransferase RlmH; this translates as MQIAIIAVGKLKEKYLKEGISEYSKRLSAYCKLQIVEVADEKAPENLSPTEMEQIKQKEGERILAQIKPDQYVIALAIEGQMWSSEKLSSELDRLALQGKSQIAFVIGGSLGLSEEVLQRANAALSFSKMTFPHQLMRLVLLEQVYRGFRISRGEPYHR